The DNA window TGCCCTCTAACTAGACGAAATTCAGTCATGAGTGAAAGGTGTCCCTGAGGAGTTTAATCTGAACATTCTTTCGCTTAAAAAATTGTAACTTGAGTTGTGGTTGATGGTTTTGGGTGATTCAAGTTGGATTGGAAAGATGACTCGCGTACCTTTCCATTGACACCGGCCCCGAACCGTAATTCGACATTTAAGGCTCTCTCCCGATCAGGGCCGACCCTAGGGTAAGGCAACCAATGCAGTTGCATAGGGCCTCCCACTTTTATAGGGcccccatttttttatatttaataatattattttttcctcttttttctcctttaatattaaatatatattataaaaataacttttttatctccttagtctcgtattataatatattaattatttatattttattttattaattaaaatttcaaaaaaaaattactattttaggtgcccaaaatttaaatttgcatagggCCCCAAATTCTGAGGGCATGTCCTGCTTCCGATCAGTACAAGAGAGGCAATACTACAAATGCAAATCTTATGAGCTAACTGAAGCTATGATGCACCTCTGAAAATCATATCTTTTGAACCAATGATCCAACTTGAGTGTATGATCTACCATTAGAAAGCTCTTTAATTGTCTTTCCAATGACACTAAATAGCTCTCCCAGTTCGCCTTACAGCTCCGTCCAAGTCGCCTGTAGTGAAGGTGACAAATGAACTGGCACGTTTCTGTGCAGCTAATCTCCTGACCAACACGGACCATGTTGTGATCAAAGGGGAACATGAGGATGTATGTAATAGTCTCACCTTTCCAATGGTCACAACCTCATTGTGGGGAGAGCCATGTGTCCAAAGTTATAAGCTAGTGAAGTCCGTTTAGGTTGATTCGAAAAGGAGATTCACAGTGAAAAAATAAGGCTACGGTGATTTATTTGGGATGATGGTACAAATGGATAAAAGAAAGTCAGGAATGGAAGgaaaattaaaagatttattttttctattatttccAAGTGTGCCCTCACTATTATAGCCTATTTCCAATTTGACCCATgtaatcaagaaaaaaaaaatgaaaacagaAGAGAAAGGAGTTTAAAAAAAGAGGGTAATCAGTTCTTGGAGAGTTCTTGGACAGGAGAGAAAGATGACCAGTTACGGAGATCCAGAGGAGACGGTTACATCGCGAAGAAGAAGCAGCTGATCCcgtcgaagaagaagaagaactggaccgaaggaagaaaaaaaacctCAGTCGATCCAGGCGAGCTTCGACACAGTATTCATTCTTTCGATTTCTGCTGTCACCGGAAGTCGTCATCGCCGTCGCCAGCATCGGAAGGAGAGCTGGCTGGGTTctgtttttatatttgttatattttgattCCTCCAACTTCTTTGGAAGTTGTAAAGAGACCCTTGGgactttttagtttttaaataggtattttttaaaataattcgaaattaaaatagGCCTCCaactcttctttctcttttaaaTGAGCCCTTGGgctttcttttccttttattttaatttaaaacttaaaaaaaaaaaaaaaaaaaaaacctaaggTCCTGTTTGTTTCCCAAATTTCacaaacaactttaaaatgagGATTCAAGTATCCAAACcactttcaaattttctcaaattttcccaaaaattcaaaaatattatttttgaaaatgactcgTTTTAACGTGTTTTATTCGAAGTTTTTCTTTAactctgaaaattttaaaagggGAAACACCTGGGACCTTAGGTTAGTTCATTCTCTTCTCTCCTTTGTCCAAAAAGAATACAACTTCAAATCTTCAATTCGAATCTCTATCCTCGTCATTCGCACTCGTATGTCTCCCTCGGGAATCGTGACTCTTGTTTTCCCTGAGAATTTTACTCTttgtttttcaatgttttttagTGTTTTTCAATACTTTATCCTTGTCGAACACCTCATGAATAGGACTGGCCCCTTGCAAAACGATTAAGATTTTCTCACACAAACAAAAAGATTCTGAATTTAGAACAAAAACGTAATAATCCTTCAAACATCAACCGACCAATTACTTAAGAGTAGAGTCTGTTTGTAAAGACAAGCATATAGGACATAGCGTCGTATGTCATTTCTTAATACGTAACTAAACACCGAACTCTTAAAACGAATCtctgattttcttttctttgggaagtaaactaaagtggcgaTTCTTAAGTCAATTAGATCGATACATTCGCAAGTGTAACGATTTAAAACATGTACGGGCCAATTCAAAAAAAGGCCTATGCCAATTTAAAAAGGTATACGCCAAAAAAGGAAGTGGaacggaaaaaaaaaaacgCGTTTGGTTTCTTATCTTTGGTGCATTCCTGtttttttggattaaattttcagcaattctattaattttcttttcagctACCTCTCTTAAACCTTACATCACAAATTATTtaacttccttatacttattgtttttcttttttctcattttattgaaaaatagaacaaagaaaaaaacaacaaaGAAGAGCAATTACAGAATATGGTATACCAAAAACCCTAGTTATACAGAACAGGGTAAACTAGGaaccctaaccttccaaccaaaCTTTGTAGATTAATGACCGATCTAGTAATTAGAGTCGATACTGCGTCGTTCGTaccgatcgtgccgatcgtgcacAAGTTTGACAAACAACACTGAGCAACTAACAACGTGATCATAATAAGCGAACTGCGATCTTGATACTGTGTaaatcgtgtcgatcgtgtcgttcgtgttGATCGTGTCGCTCGTGCCGATTGTGTTATTTGTGTATTCGTGATGAGAAAATTTGTTGTCGGAATTTTCGCCGAAAACCTTAAATCTCCagagcttttctctctcttcctgatAGTGTTATTCTTAAACTTTCGGTCGGATGTTGGAAAATTTATACTTCTCTGGAACATCATCTTTACGACTGGAAACATAGTGTTTTATACCTTCTATAATTATGTTATGAAATGTGCCCTCTACATCGAGAGAAATGATGATCCGAAATGTGTTGTCACTATCACGCTTGATTCCGCAGAAGTGGCCTTGTCGATTCGAGCCGACCCATACCAATGTGTCTTTTTTATCTACGAATCTTTCCATTTTGTGGAAGCGATATTGAGGTTTTTTGGACCACTTCGCAAAATGTCTTGCATCATTAAGGCTCAGATGAATGCTTCGAGGGCGGCGTGAACCCTTCTTTATGCATATGATATCTATTTTTTCATTGTTGCTTTCTTCTAACTCAATGATTTTGTCACCAAATCTAATGGGATAACGCCATCGTCCAATTGAAAATCCATTAAGAACCTCCGAATAAGAAAAACTCTCTCTCACTTGTGAACCAATGGAAAGGGATGAAGATTTTCTGAGGGTTTCGATGTTGGGGTGTGAGTTAGGGTTAAGATTAGAGTTGGGGTGGACGGTCTGATTAGAATTAGGATTAGAATTATTCTTAATGTTTTCATTTTCGTTATTAGAACCGAAAGGAAAACTCACAACCCTTCCATGGAATATAAGAACTACTCTGCCCTTCTATTGATTTCTTTAATGCTTGATTGATTTTTCatgtacttttttttctttttgtgggGATTGTTCTCACTTTCCATGTATTTCAGAATATTGTTGCTAACCGGATGGGTGACCAAACATTAGACAATTAATGTCTTGTTTTTCCTTCATGAAATTTGTCCcattatctataaaaaaaaatatattataaattagttaaagtgGGTTATTGAAATTTATGTAATCTTtgaataaatgtaaattattcaaattgttgtattctaaaaaaaagtaatgtaaatataatttctaaatttgtcctaaggtttatattttttagagtataatttttatattaggATACAAGCCAAAATatcctataaatatatatatatataaaaaaagttttttaaatttaattattactaagtTAAGTTGGagggataataataataataataataataataatgttaatgttagattatggtatttgttttataaaagaacatgaaaacaacaaatctcatttcttcttcttcttggttAGAACGTATCTAATTAATCATATGTTTTTAACTGAATTGTTGACTTCCTTATCTTGTCAATATCAATTACGACAAAGATAAGACTAAAATACCCAGGACGGCAACGGATATATATATGACGAAGGCGGCAGCGGCGGCGATGGCAATTGATCTAATTAATAAGACGCATGTAACCCAGATCAAATCCTAGCTAGTTAGCATTCTCAAGGAAAAAGCTTTAAGACCGGAAGAACCAATCTCAAAAACCCTAAACACCGACAGCCATACATGGAGCTCAAACCAGGCCTGTCGGCTCTCGTCACAGGCGGTGGTAATGGAATTGGTGAGTCCCCAATTTTCTCCTTGTATAATCTAGTAGGCTAGCCTTCATATGTTGTTTATATTTCAAAAGTATTCGATTAATGTGTTCGTCTTTGACTAAGTACAGATGATAATTGCCActtttgaattatgaatttgcTGCTACCTATTATTAAAGGATCATATGATAAAGCTCTTGTGTCTACAGCTCAAAACTAGCTAGTTTGAGATCTCTTAAGAGTTACATAATCTTAACCAATTGGGTGGGTGGGTGGGTGGGTCATAACACTCTAATGGAATATTAACCACTGTTAAactttgagattttttttccaCTAGCAAAATGAGAGAGAAGGTCCAGCTATAGCTTCTGATAGTTTGTTTATGCTCTTCTTCCTCTGCATACAGGGAAAGCTCTCAGTTTGGCTTTTGCAAAGAAAGGCATATTCGTCACTGCTGTCGATTTCTCCGAGGAGAAGGGAAAGGAAGTAGCATCCCTTGTTGAAAAGGAGAATGCAAAGTTTCATTCAGATTTTCCATTTAAATCTGCTCTATTTATCAAATGCGATTTCACAGACGCAGCTAGTTTGGACTAATGTTCAAGCTTAAATTAATGACCAGCTCTCTGCACTTCTTTGATTATTATTAGTATGGCTATTTTGATTTtcaatatcattttctttttaaaaaaaaaactatgccGATCTAGTACAAGTAAATCAATTAGTTGCATCTcgaagttttttatttttttcaaatgcaTGTAATGCAAATTTCTGTTCATTCACCATGCTACTCTTTGCTGGAGTAGGAAAACTGTCGCATGCTTTTAAAAAGCATTTCGAAACATATGGGGGACTGGATATCTGTGCTAATAGTGCTGGTGTTACAACTCCCCTGCCTTTCCATGAAGATCAACTTGGTACTAGCACTAATCCATGGAGACAGACTATCAATGTGAATCTCATTGCTGCTATTGACAGCACTCGCCTCGCGGTTTGCTTACATTCTTTCATTCATCTTTATCATTAGGCAAGCCCTTTGTGTTGAACTTGAGATTTTTTCACTATATATAGTCTCTTACCCAAATGAAGTGTAATAAAGCTTTTTCATAACCCAACCCGAGCAATTTATATCATTCAATATCTCTGCAATTGAATATGGTGGCTGTTATTTCACTAAAGTTGAACTTATTAATCTCTTTTTGGCATGTTTTTgcatttatgattattttatttaccagATACAAACCATGCGTGCTGCTCAAAAGCCTGGTGTTATCATAAATTTGGGTTCTGCCTCTGGTCTTTATCCAATGTTCGGCGATCCTATCTACTCTGCATCTAAAGGTGTGTTCCTTACTTTTCCATtccatttcttcttcctttAGAGGAAATCTGTAGGGTGTACAGTCTAGCATTGTGAATTTCTGAGTTTGTTTTTCAGGAATAAAACATATCTCCATATAAAATTTGTACGCCTCTTGTCCCTCTTgataaaattttctttcttgTAGGTGGTGTTATCATGTTCACTAGGTCACTTTCATGTACAACTTCTATGGCTGAGATACTAGAAATGACTTAACTTTCAATCTGATTGTTCTCTCCTGGGCACAGCAGGTGGATGGTGGGGTCATGTTAGGGATCAGACAACTAACCCAATAAGTGTTGTTATGAGAATGCAGACAATTAACCCAACAAGTGTTGGTTTCGAGAATGCAGTTAATGCCCCCTGCTCCCAATGTTGATCCACTCCTCAATCCTTGGGCTTTAGAgaaggtttatttatataatgcaTTTTCCAATGAACTGCCTCAAAGTTAGTAGGTTTGTAATCTTTAACTTGTAAAATTGCATCATGTTTTCTTTGAGTTTATGTCATGTTTTCTTTATGTAATCTAGTAATTAGTATGTAATCttgtaattatataatatgCTTGAACAAGTATACTTTACAATGTTTCAACCTTTGTCAGTTTTGGCTAATTAACCTTGTCAAATTGTATCTTCTAACAACTTGAAGACAGGGAgatatatattgattatatgagctaaataaaatagtttcaaTGGTTGATTCTCCAAACTCTATTGACTGCCAATTCCAGTTCGGAGAGTATTGAATATATACACGTGGTGTTCATTGAGTTTCTTTTAaatctttgaaaattaagcatatgCAATGTCTACATAACCATTTTAGATGTTCTAGCATTTTGTGTGAGGATTAGGTGATCAATTTTAAACCATTTGGTTTCTTTTTGTTGTATTAAGCGTGTTAGCTCATTCTACAATCACATGtgtttctttttcatattcacaAGAACTTGTTATTTTGGAAATGTTAGGAGatagtaattttttaaatacaattgCTTACCCCTCCATGAATAATTGAAGCTGCATTTTGAGTTTCTTTTAGACAAACTCAATTCTAGCTAGATTACATAACTAGATATGTCATGTGTATATCATTTGCTGGATTAAATGGTATTCGTCTTCTGACACTTGATCAAATGTTTGGATCTATCAACTACACGTCTTATTTGAGCCAATGTAAAACTCAGCTGTATCAGAATTGATGCAAAGTCTCTTTTCTAATCCTCAATATATGAATCAAGTTGCCTTCTTTATTAAGATTTATTGAGACTAAAGTTTATGAGAGgctttcaaatatatatggatAGAGAGAGGATCGACAAACTCTAATGTTAGACTTAAAGATACCATTACTAATTATGTGCAATTTGTTATCATTGAATTATAAATTCATCATAAATTGATTTTCTATAATTTGTTATATGTTATTAGGTAAGTTTCATTCTTCTATTAAATCTCTTTGTCAATATTTCTTGTGTTGCTATTTTTATTATCTCATAGTTCATAtgtttttacaatttattttgaagaagGTAAAGTTCTCACACAACAGGTTGtgacaaaaaaatcttaattaaatgtTTGTGTAAGTAACTAAGTAAGTCATTATAGATAGAAATTCACCACTTTTCTAAATTTTGTTATTCTTATTATGGTTTCTAAAATTTCATTGCAGGTTGACCAAAATCCTCTACCTTTTGTTTTTATGAGAACAATTATTCAGACAATTAATGTCATTCCTACTCATTTAAGTacttatcaattttcttttatcactACACCAAATGATACTAATGTCGATGTTTAAATACCGACACATATTTTCTTATCAATACCTTTGTTATTTcagaaaaaaacatttttcgCTTAGAGTTTTACAATCAAATTGCAATGCTTACCCAACAACCATAAAGAACCTAACttgattatcattttttattatgttgattTAGTCATTTTCTTGTCTCGCTTTTGTAGTGCTCATTTAGAAGAAAACCAGACTTTGAAGATGAAGTAGGGCATAAAGTAATTCTTTATTGTTTGTGGTGAATCCTTaaccttaaattttttttgttcttgcAGAGTTGTTCATGCACTGAGTCACAATTTCCGTAGTGCTACCAAAATAGTGCGAACTCCCCTTTCGTTACCAATCAAACCTGGGCATGTTCTTGTCAAAGTCATTTATGCTGGTGTAAATGCTAGTGATGTATGTTTGTGTATCTGCTATTTTTTCTTGATTAATCTTGGAAATTATGATTCTTTTCCCTTTTCTCTCTTTGGTCACAAGCATTTGCACTGTTTGACAGGttaattttaggatttttagcAGGAAGCTGAGGTGAATATGATAATCACGGATTACTATATGCTTGGAATGACCGGATATGATTTGCTCAAGAAAATTAAggtacatacatacatacaccTTTGGCCATGATTTCCCTAGTTTTTGTTGTAGATATTGCTGAATCTCAATTGTTTTGTGCAGGAATCTTCATCTCTCAAATCCATACCAGTTGTGATCATGTCATCTGAGAATGTTCCTTCAAGAATAAGCAGGTGAGAaacaattcaataatttatcGAAACAATTTAATTACTACTAGTATATAAATTGATTGGAGATGAATAAAGCCGAATCAAAACcgatttaattataacaaataaatcatattaactaaaattgatTTGATTCCATGACAAGCAACTTATCCTGGAGGCTGGTTCCATGACAAGCTGGCTGGATCTCCAGGTATCCTACATTTTATTAAAGAAGTAAAAGTAGATTAGTAAAGGAAgctatataaaaaaagaagaagaagaagtaatcACCTTGGCTTGAAATGGTTGATGAGGATGAAGGCCAGGGCAATGAGAAACCATAGCCCGCCTCCAACCAGGGATATAATGCCAAGGAAGTCGTTCTTCCCACCCAAAAAGCTAGTAGTGGAAAGAACGAGCCTCTTCTCGCCATTGAAGCTGTAGGTGTTGTAGCGGTTGTAGATAATCACGTCGATTTTATCTCCTTTTTTCAAATCGACCTCTATCTTCCCGTACAGCTTCCTAAACGTGAGAAGAGGCGCTTTCCTCATCCATACCATAAGATCCTCTTGCTCACTCAACTGCAGGCAtgcaaaacaaaataacatttataataagTTAGCCAGGGAACAATTCTATACACTGTTTTATGAATTAGTTTGTACTTACGGGTATGAATGGATCCAGCCTAGCCCCGCCAACCTGGCCTCTGCTCTGAAAATTTTTGGGGAACACATTACTTCCGAATTTGTGTTCCCAGTCGCTCTTCCATGAGATACCCTTCTTGTTTACTGGAATGGTCAGGTTACGGCTGGAAAAGCTGTAAGTGTCGTTGAACAAGCTCCAGGCTACGAGGCCACAAGGCACAATTGGCAAGCCACCAATGTCCTTATGTAAGGGCCTGCATGTACCCGTCTCAGCCTCGTTAATGACATCTCTCAATTGGTCATTACTCCGGTTTTTCAGGTACCTGTAAACAACAAAttattaagattaataataataataataataatatcacaaGTGTAATTATAATAGTAGAAACCTTAGATGATTCTGGTGAAAATTGTTGAgctgataatatatataaataggatGCTTCATATCGTTGGGCACCTGATATTAATATACACAACATAAAAGAAtgcaataattaattagttataatttatttgatttgcaCTGAATTCTTAATTAACCTTCAAATTATCATATATCTATGTATTCTTAATATATGAGATTACCGTCAATGTTTGgctgcattttttattttcacctGTCTGAATGTACTCAACCTTGTTGTTACCGAACTCTATCGGTATACAGTCATCGTCGTAGCGGTAATTAATTTCAACCACctacaacaaaacaaaaccaattaattaaaatggaaAAGAACACAAAAAAAAAGAGGTGAAACATACGTTACGAGAAGCATTGAGTGCAACAATCCCGAAAGAAATGTAGACGAAGCTCAGTAATATAAATGCTGATATTACTTGCACAACTCAAAGTTGAAGAACTAGAAAAAAAATGGCAAAAacatttcatataaaatttacaGAAAAAAATGAACTCACTATTTTTTGGGTCAGAATCATCCAGCAGACAGGAAGTTCCTGCTGAAAAAACCTAGAATCtggaaacaaaattaaaataaaaagaaagaagattaaAGTTAAGCTccaaatatttcaaaagtaAAGTAAACTGTGATATTAATTTGGATTCTCTGTATTTGAAGTTCAGGATCAGTTGAAGTCGGTTCTGAGAGAGCAGGTAGTTGTTGAGGATAAGTTGAAAAGCAGGTTGCAGAGGAGAGCCAGGGGAAGTCATTTTCGGTTGAGATTTTGGATGATTGTTTAAATCATAAAGTAACTCAAGTCTTGGCTGAACAGTTACCTCCTTTGGTTGATTCTAAACTGGTTAAAAAAGCTTTGAAGAAGTAGCAAGCAACCAGAAGAGTTATGCAGAAATTGGGTAAGGCAGGACAGCAGATGGAAGGTGTTGGTTTGGCTGGAATTAAGCATATTTTGAGTTCTTCTAAGAATCAGCAGGGTTCTCGGGTGAAGGCAATTCAGATTCGGGAGGAGGATAAGGATAGTAACGTGGAGGTTGCTGGAAGTTCGGCTGAGTGTTTGAACAATGATCTAGATCCGGATGCTACTGATCCTATAACTATTGATGATTTTGTTCCTCCTTTTAGCAAAATATGTTCCTCCTTTTGCTGGTatcatgcatgcatgcagattATGATGAGATGGAATAATTATAGGTGAAGTGGGGTTAGGTTATActagacagacagacagacagactgGGGAGATAGATTGAAGAGGAACAGCAAAGCATGGGATTTTACAAAAGTTGCTGGAATAACTGAAAACCCGAAAACTGGAAAGTCTGTTGTTTTTTTCAGTGCGGGATAATGTAGTTGAGATTCAGGGGCCGGGGCTTAttaaggaaggaaggaaggggTTTGATTGATTGAATATCAGAAGAAACAGCTAGCAGGATTGGATTTGGGTGATGGGTCAGAAGCGGTTGGATTTAGGTAAAATTCATTGCCAAACCCGTCCGAGCCTAACTCCCTTCCAAAGCCCGAACTCCCCCCTTCCTACCACCCGTTCATACCATACCAGTCCCAAAATTGGAAatgaactcttatccgggtttCGGGGTACTCTAACCGGTAACAGGAACCGAATTTGTTccccaaacaaaatatttaatttaccCGGACCACCCAATtctttaaaactattttatgttgattaatatttttatgtcatCCTTAAATCGATCAGTTATgcttttaaccttttttttttcttctttactGAAATTATTATCACTGAAGACAGATAGATAGATGAATTTGactttcaattttgttttgattttttagaatgaagtttaattattattatgtctatctgttcttctttttcttcgaaAATGtctaactttttattaaaaaaagcgCAAGCAAACTGGTCTACTTGTTATTCTTCCAAAAACATTTGAGAAAATATCAAATGTTATGTCTACTTGTTCTAAAAAATATGAGTATCCTAAAGGTGGTGTTGATGATATCGTGGTGTATGTATGAATCAGTACGCGGTCAGATGTTTGATCTGTGTTTAAATGCATGCATTGGCCATTCATGGAAAGATGGTCATTACAGGAATGACTTCTCAGTCAGGTTAAGGTAaggtataaataataacattcaACTTTGTCTTCTAGAAGtgagattttattatttaaatggtCTTAAGATTATCGGAGAGCATGGTTGGAAGCCTTTGAATTATACCGGCCTCTTCTGCGAGAAACTATTAAACTTTGGTAAATCGAATATCACTTAATCTAGTGAATTGTTTACTCTTTTGGCCAAAAACACTACTGCATGTATTCGGATTCCAATCTGGCTTAGAAATTGATACATTTGGTTGTaggcttttcttttcttctttttttcctGATGCAATATATATACTCACTCATCTCTGGCCGCAACATCTGGACAAACTTTTTCATCTTTACTCGGTTGGCCAACTTTTGTTAAGTAGCCTATTTTGTCTGCGCTCTCCTCGATTCATTAGATAACCTGTACTTAAGGTGTACATATCTGCTCACATTTTGACTGTCTTACAGATTTCTGTAGATCCAACAAACTTTGTAGGCTTGAGAGCTCTGTGGCAGATGCAGTCGAATATCTTCATTACATTATGGTAGTAATAAAAGTATTGGAAAGGTAAGAAACATTACTCACAATTTTATTGCTTCTACTGCCCATCTTTCAGTCAGCAGGTGTCTAAATTGAATTATACCGGCCTCTTCTGCCAGAATCTATTAGCCAAGAGAGCACAGGTTGACGTTTGCATCGACCCATCTTTCAGTCACCAGGTGTCTAAACTCTGATAGATATTCTGAactaattaagaataaattgcAACTTTATAAAATTACCCTTTCCCTTGAATAAGTTCTTTGCATGAAATTCAACATTCAAAGTAAAGTGAAGTACTGAGATGTCATTTGATGTTAAAGAACAGTGTGACTTAACATACTAATTAAACAAGGCACATGAGGTTTATTATGTCACTGTTCTTGTCCATACTAATTACAGAATACAATCTTCTTCAGTAGTATCTTATTCTAGATGTTTTCATTTTCGTTATTAGAACCTAAAGGAAAACGCACAACCCTTCCATGGAATATAAGAACTACTCCGCGTCGGCCCTTCAATTGATTTCTTTAATGCTTGATTGATTTTCCATGCTTGATTGAGTCAACAGATGTGTCcaatgatgaaaaaaatatcaaaatgtagCACGCTTATACTATAGGGTAGCGTTTGTTATActatattagttatataggtATTAATTGTaaggggtataaattgtaaaggGGTATTAagaggtataagttatatatgttatttgtatttggttgaaagtataagagggttataaattgtatagatttaatgattttgtgtttggtgggtagtataaaaatgttgtataaaatgtaaaagacgattttgccctttatgtttatataaatttaatttaattgttaaaataatatttacttaatttttttattattatttctcttcattcatgttttttttattattagttgtaATTtgtaaacacattttttattttattttgttatgttataAAATGTTGTTAACAAAAGGAGATCTTTCATGTTAAATAATAAGACTTTGATTCTCACTTTCAGTTTTTGTATTTCTATATTCATTGGGAAATCTTATACtcttttatctaatttatactcttttatctaatttatactcttttatttaatttaaaaaacaagtttCTTATCACGGTATTAAATTATGACTTTAgtaataagtaatttttttacctcatttaaaaatatactagttgttaaagaaaatgattCAAAACCAAACTGctcacata is part of the Impatiens glandulifera chromosome 1, dImpGla2.1, whole genome shotgun sequence genome and encodes:
- the LOC124918181 gene encoding two-component response regulator ORR3-like — protein: MQLMPPAPNVDPLLNPWALEKVYLYNAFSNELPQIIFLSRFCSAHLEENQTLKMKVVHALSHNFRSATKIVRTPLSLPIKPGHVLVKVIYAGVNASDEAEVNMIITDYYMLGMTGYDLLKKIKESSSLKSIPVVIMSSENVPSRISR
- the LOC124918273 gene encoding putative ALA-interacting subunit 4; amino-acid sequence: MTSPGSPLQPAFQLILNNYLLSQNRLQLILNFKYRESKLISQFFQQELPVCWMILTQKIVTFILLSFVYISFGIVALNASRNVVEINYRYDDDCIPIEFGNNKVEYIQTGENKKCSQTLTVPNDMKHPIYIYYQLNNFHQNHLRYLKNRSNDQLRDVINEAETGTCRPLHKDIGGLPIVPCGLVAWSLFNDTYSFSSRNLTIPVNKKGISWKSDWEHKFGSNVFPKNFQSRGQVGGARLDPFIPLSEQEDLMVWMRKAPLLTFRKLYGKIEVDLKKGDKIDVIIYNRYNTYSFNGEKRLVLSTTSFLGGKNDFLGIISLVGGGLWFLIALAFILINHFKPRIPGDPASLSWNQPPG
- the LOC124921171 gene encoding 15-hydroxyprostaglandin dehydrogenase [NAD(+)]-like, translating into MELKPGLSALVTGGGNGIGKALSLAFAKKGIFVTAVDFSEEKGKEVASLVEKENAKFHSDFPFKSALFIKCDFTDAARKLSHAFKKHFETYGGLDICANSAGVTTPLPFHEDQLGTSTNPWRQTINVNLIAAIDSTRLAIQTMRAAQKPGVIINLGSASGLYPMFGDPIYSASKGGVIMFTRSLSCTTSMAEILEMT